From a single Marinobacter sp. THAF197a genomic region:
- a CDS encoding TonB-dependent receptor domain-containing protein — protein sequence MLKKRLARSISLVLAGFTLTPAVHAQMEGEDSLLIRVTEGQSAEAARLSAAAVQSEPVQRLSGRASVSLSRMGGRGLDPVIRGQNEERVDVLLDGMRVEGACPSRMDPPTSRLSTSLAPVLEVRTSNRTLRWGPIAGGQVVATTAAPEFSGENLTTGHLTLGGADNGDGKLVNGSVAVGSKVSYLRMAAGYDEANDYEDGDGNKVRSSYENTEGRVDAAWTADNGLYIKGLVSRQEERDVKFPGRGMDAPKTDTDLYRLEIGAPVAEGAWSLMAWQADVDHVMDNFSLRESAMKMQTDSQTRTQGARLVLDQTINFTKDIAIGLDVERNEWDATMYNGMNLDNPASLMWPGVERDRVGVFVEAFHRIRVNTRLGAGIRYDRVEMDATRAGDSFRMMPGAPMTMTPAMLYMSAYGVTDTKADDNNVSGFVTGEWRLSPINTLEATASHSVRSPSVNERYVAQRTMRGSWIGNPDLETEKHNKLEVSLSGRDGNWSWRPAVWVDQVEDYVYRFDTVNPDGTVDTRYANIDARLLGVEGLVGWSNGTWSTSSKLASVRGENRDADKALPRIPPIQFIQTLGWHYQGHTLEAEWQLARRQDRVDLESGLDPSTSPGYGVFNLSGTHPLVANLSFTWAVDNLFDNTWAYHVSKDNLADSGVFRVNEPGRTLRAALTARW from the coding sequence ATGCTCAAGAAACGTCTGGCTCGCAGTATCAGCCTGGTGTTGGCTGGTTTTACCCTCACCCCTGCCGTTCACGCCCAGATGGAAGGAGAAGATTCGTTACTGATACGGGTGACGGAGGGGCAATCCGCAGAGGCGGCAAGGCTTTCGGCTGCCGCCGTGCAGTCGGAGCCGGTGCAGCGGTTGTCGGGCAGAGCGTCGGTGTCGCTGTCTCGAATGGGAGGGCGGGGCCTTGACCCGGTGATTCGAGGCCAGAATGAGGAACGGGTAGACGTGCTGCTGGATGGCATGCGGGTTGAAGGTGCCTGCCCAAGCCGTATGGACCCGCCCACCAGTCGATTGAGCACGTCACTGGCGCCGGTGCTGGAAGTGCGAACCAGCAATCGCACCCTGCGTTGGGGGCCGATTGCCGGTGGGCAGGTGGTGGCCACCACGGCGGCACCGGAATTTTCCGGCGAGAATCTCACCACGGGCCATCTCACCTTGGGCGGTGCGGATAATGGCGATGGCAAGCTGGTGAATGGCAGTGTCGCGGTTGGTAGTAAGGTCTCCTACCTGCGGATGGCCGCAGGCTATGACGAAGCCAACGATTATGAGGACGGCGACGGCAACAAGGTTCGCAGCTCCTATGAGAATACCGAAGGCCGGGTGGATGCTGCCTGGACAGCAGACAACGGTCTCTATATCAAAGGCTTGGTGAGCCGGCAGGAAGAGCGGGATGTGAAGTTCCCGGGCCGAGGCATGGATGCGCCAAAAACCGATACTGACCTGTATAGGCTGGAAATCGGCGCACCAGTGGCCGAGGGCGCCTGGAGCCTGATGGCCTGGCAGGCAGACGTGGACCATGTGATGGATAACTTCAGCCTGCGGGAGTCTGCCATGAAAATGCAGACCGACTCGCAAACCCGCACCCAGGGTGCCCGGCTAGTGCTGGATCAGACCATCAACTTTACCAAAGACATCGCCATTGGGTTGGACGTGGAACGTAATGAGTGGGATGCCACCATGTACAACGGCATGAATCTGGACAACCCGGCGTCGTTGATGTGGCCGGGTGTGGAGCGGGACCGTGTTGGTGTCTTCGTGGAGGCATTTCACCGGATTCGGGTCAATACCCGCCTGGGTGCCGGTATCCGCTATGACCGGGTTGAAATGGATGCCACTCGCGCCGGAGACAGCTTCCGGATGATGCCCGGGGCGCCCATGACCATGACCCCTGCCATGCTGTATATGAGCGCCTATGGCGTGACGGACACCAAGGCCGACGATAACAATGTCAGTGGCTTTGTCACCGGCGAGTGGCGTTTGTCTCCGATCAACACCCTGGAAGCCACCGCTTCGCATAGTGTTCGTTCCCCCAGCGTGAACGAGCGCTACGTTGCCCAGAGAACGATGCGAGGCTCCTGGATTGGTAATCCGGATCTGGAAACCGAAAAGCACAACAAGCTGGAAGTGAGCCTGTCTGGCCGTGATGGCAACTGGAGCTGGCGCCCGGCGGTCTGGGTGGACCAGGTAGAAGACTATGTCTATCGATTTGATACCGTTAACCCAGATGGCACGGTGGATACCCGGTACGCCAACATCGATGCTCGATTACTGGGGGTGGAAGGTCTGGTTGGCTGGAGCAACGGCACCTGGAGTACCAGTAGCAAGCTGGCCTCCGTTCGCGGAGAAAATCGCGATGCGGACAAGGCCCTGCCGAGAATTCCGCCTATCCAGTTTATCCAGACCTTGGGCTGGCATTATCAGGGGCACACCCTGGAGGCCGAGTGGCAACTGGCTCGCCGGCAGGACCGGGTGGATCTGGAGTCCGGCCTGGACCCAAGCACCTCACCGGGTTATGGCGTGTTCAATCTCTCGGGAACCCATCCGCTGGTGGCGAACCTGAGCTTTACCTGGGCGGTGGATAATCTGTTTGACAACACCTGGGCGTATCACGTCAGTAAGGACAACCTTGCCGACAGCGGTGTTTTCAGGGTCAACGAACCCGGTCGCACCCTGCGTGCCGCGCTGACCGCGCGCTGGTAG
- a CDS encoding BCCT family transporter, with amino-acid sequence MSHRPGWVFYCSFVLLVLFVVAGGLMPAGLSRYAHEALEFTTLHFGWLYLFATSGFLVFCIAVAAGNYGKIRLGADGEAPEFSYLTWLGMIFSAGMGVGLVFWAVAEPMSHFVAPPFDSAEPRGPQAASMAMRYSLFHWGFHQWANFALVGLAIAYVRFRLQRPGLISEAFRSTLGNRVDSGIGHSINILAVVSTVFGVATTLGLGVIQINSGLGAVAGTAFGVTQQLFILAGVAVVFLLCSLAPLESGIRYVSDANMLLAAGLLVFVFFMGPTDFITAAMTNAIGDYFANMVGMSLVMTPYTGDDWVERWTIFYWAWGLSWAPFVGSFIARISRGRTIREFVFGVIGMPVLLSIVWFSTFGGSALYFELFEGAALGDAVLAEMSSALFATLDYLPGTAVIGGLMLVLIVLFVITSANSATFVLGMFTSKGVLNPKRWSRLTWGIVQVSVAGVLLLSGGLEALQTISILAAFPFMVLMIFMAVALLKSLRNEQRQIELHEAMTKERLLRLLAENDHLGDERAGSEPGLKPEEPGKNE; translated from the coding sequence ATGAGTCATCGGCCCGGCTGGGTGTTCTACTGTTCTTTCGTACTGCTAGTTCTGTTCGTGGTGGCCGGGGGCCTGATGCCTGCCGGGTTGTCACGGTACGCCCACGAGGCGCTGGAATTCACCACCCTGCACTTCGGCTGGTTGTATCTGTTTGCGACCTCGGGATTTCTGGTGTTCTGTATTGCCGTCGCCGCTGGCAATTACGGCAAGATTCGCCTGGGTGCCGATGGTGAGGCACCGGAGTTCTCCTATCTGACCTGGCTGGGCATGATCTTTTCCGCCGGGATGGGGGTTGGCCTGGTGTTCTGGGCGGTGGCCGAGCCCATGAGCCATTTTGTGGCGCCCCCGTTTGACTCGGCTGAGCCTCGTGGCCCACAGGCCGCGAGCATGGCGATGCGGTATTCCTTGTTTCACTGGGGCTTTCACCAGTGGGCCAACTTTGCCCTGGTGGGTCTGGCCATTGCCTATGTGCGCTTCCGCCTGCAACGCCCGGGTTTGATCAGTGAAGCCTTCCGCTCCACTCTGGGTAATCGGGTCGACTCGGGTATCGGACATTCCATCAATATCCTGGCTGTTGTCTCCACCGTGTTCGGGGTGGCAACCACCCTCGGCCTGGGGGTTATCCAGATTAACAGTGGTTTGGGTGCTGTGGCCGGTACCGCGTTCGGCGTTACCCAACAACTGTTCATTCTTGCCGGCGTTGCGGTTGTGTTCCTGCTCTGTTCCCTGGCGCCGCTGGAGAGCGGGATTCGCTATGTGAGTGACGCCAACATGCTGCTGGCGGCGGGGTTGCTGGTGTTTGTGTTCTTTATGGGACCGACCGATTTCATCACCGCTGCCATGACCAATGCCATTGGTGACTATTTCGCCAACATGGTCGGCATGAGTCTGGTGATGACGCCCTACACTGGAGATGACTGGGTGGAGCGATGGACCATCTTTTACTGGGCCTGGGGGTTGTCCTGGGCACCCTTTGTCGGCAGCTTTATTGCCCGGATTTCCCGGGGGCGAACCATCCGGGAGTTCGTGTTCGGGGTGATAGGCATGCCGGTGTTGCTCAGCATTGTCTGGTTCTCCACCTTTGGCGGCTCCGCGTTGTATTTCGAACTGTTTGAGGGGGCCGCCCTGGGTGACGCCGTACTGGCGGAGATGAGTTCGGCCCTGTTCGCCACGCTGGACTACCTGCCGGGCACCGCCGTTATTGGCGGCCTGATGCTGGTGCTGATCGTGCTGTTTGTGATTACTTCCGCCAACTCGGCTACTTTTGTTCTGGGTATGTTTACCAGTAAAGGGGTTCTGAACCCGAAGCGCTGGTCCCGTTTGACCTGGGGCATAGTGCAGGTGTCGGTGGCCGGGGTACTGTTATTAAGTGGCGGACTGGAAGCGCTGCAGACCATTTCAATACTGGCAGCCTTTCCGTTCATGGTGTTGATGATTTTTATGGCTGTTGCCCTGTTGAAATCACTGCGAAACGAGCAGCGGCAGATCGAGCTGCATGAGGCCATGACCAAAGAGCGCTTGCTGCGACTGCTGGCAGAAAACGATCACCTTGGTGATGAGCGGGCGGGCTCTGAACCCGGGTTGAAGCCCGAGGAGCCCGGGAAAAACGAATGA
- the gdhA gene encoding NADP-specific glutamate dehydrogenase yields the protein MTVKLDEKLEPIFQDVLHRNPGESEFHQAVHEVLETLGPVLVKYPEFADKKIIQRICEPERQIIFRVPWQDDSGEIQINRAFRVEFNSALGPYKGGMRFHPSVYLGIIKFLGFEQIFKNALTGLPIGGGKGGSDFDPKGKSDNEIMRFCQSMMTELYRHLGEYTDVPAGDIGVGGREIGYLFGQYKRITNRYESGVFTGKGLDWGGSRARTEATGYGTVFFTHEMLKARGDSLDGKTVVVSGSGNVAIYAIEKAHELGAKVIACSDSQGMIVDEKGIDLQTLKRIKEVERRRISAYTEYHKDAKYVEDGNIWSVPCDVALPCATQNELNGKDAKTLVENGCIAVAEGANMPTTPEGIAVFQDAKIAYGPGKAANAGGVATSALEMQQNASRDSWTFDYTQKRLEEIMIDIHKNCYETAAEFGAEGNYVLGANINGFLRVAKAMNAMGVI from the coding sequence ATGACAGTTAAACTCGACGAAAAACTCGAACCGATTTTCCAGGACGTTCTGCACCGCAACCCGGGCGAGAGCGAATTCCACCAGGCAGTTCACGAAGTTCTGGAAACCCTCGGGCCGGTTCTGGTGAAGTACCCGGAGTTTGCCGACAAAAAGATCATTCAGCGTATCTGTGAGCCCGAGCGCCAGATCATCTTCCGTGTGCCCTGGCAGGACGACAGCGGCGAGATTCAAATCAACCGCGCGTTCCGCGTCGAATTCAACAGCGCCCTGGGGCCCTACAAAGGTGGCATGCGCTTCCACCCGTCCGTTTACCTGGGCATCATCAAGTTCCTGGGCTTTGAGCAGATCTTCAAGAACGCCCTGACCGGCCTGCCCATCGGCGGCGGCAAAGGCGGCAGCGACTTTGACCCCAAGGGCAAGTCTGATAACGAGATCATGCGTTTTTGCCAGAGCATGATGACCGAACTATACCGCCACCTGGGCGAGTACACCGACGTTCCCGCCGGCGACATCGGCGTGGGTGGCCGCGAGATTGGCTACTTGTTCGGCCAATACAAGCGCATCACCAACCGTTATGAGTCCGGCGTATTCACCGGCAAGGGCCTGGACTGGGGTGGCAGCCGCGCCCGTACCGAGGCCACCGGCTACGGCACGGTGTTCTTCACTCACGAAATGCTGAAAGCTCGTGGTGACTCACTGGACGGCAAAACCGTCGTGGTTTCCGGCTCCGGCAACGTGGCCATCTACGCCATCGAGAAAGCCCACGAGCTCGGCGCCAAGGTGATAGCCTGTTCCGATTCCCAGGGCATGATTGTCGATGAGAAGGGCATCGACCTGCAGACCCTCAAACGCATCAAGGAAGTGGAGCGCCGCCGGATCAGCGCCTACACTGAATACCACAAAGATGCGAAGTACGTGGAAGACGGCAACATCTGGAGCGTTCCCTGCGACGTGGCACTGCCTTGCGCTACCCAGAACGAACTGAACGGCAAAGATGCCAAGACCCTGGTTGAGAACGGCTGTATCGCTGTCGCTGAGGGCGCCAATATGCCGACCACACCGGAAGGTATTGCTGTGTTCCAGGATGCCAAAATCGCCTACGGCCCAGGCAAGGCCGCCAATGCCGGCGGTGTGGCCACATCGGCCCTGGAAATGCAGCAGAACGCCAGCCGCGATTCCTGGACCTTCGATTACACCCAGAAGCGCCTTGAGGAAATCATGATCGATATCCACAAGAACTGTTACGAGACTGCCGCCGAGTTCGGTGCTGAGGGCAACTACGTGCTGGGCGCCAACATCAACGGCTTCCTGCGTGTTGCCAAGGCAATGAACGCCATGGGTGTTATCTGA